ACAGGCGGAATAGTCTTGATTTATGAGATGCATCCCTTTTTGCAGATGGTCGATGAGCAGCGGAAAGAAGCGCCGGTGCAGTTGAAGGAGTCATATTTCCGGAAAGAGCCATGGGTCGACACCGACAGCCTGGATTATTATGCCCACGCAGAATACCGGTCCAGCCCAAAATACAATTTCCCTTATACTATATCCGGTTTGATTATGGCGCTCATCAAGAACGGCATCCGGATTGAATATATGGAAGAGTTTGAAAAAGATATCTCCTGCTGTTTCACTGAGATTGAAAAGCTGAAGCCGGGGTTGCCGATGAGTTTCATTCTCATAGGGAAGAAAACCGGATAAAAAAAAGGGGGCGCTGACGCGCCCCCCGTATATAATAAACCCCTCGTTAAAAACCTAAAGCAAGTCGGTCAAGAGCCGCTCGATATCCGACATCATAAACGGCTTGTTCAAGAAGCCATCGGCTTTCGATTTAACAATATCGGAGCCGACTTCATCGACCGAATACCCGGATATCATCACTACCGGCAGTCCCGGTTTTCGTTCTTTAATTGTCTGGAGAAGTTCCAGTCCCGACATGCGGGGCATCCGCATATCGGTAATCACCATGGCAATATCATCCTGCTCAATCTTCTTGAGAGCATCGTGACCGTCATTGGCACGGATAGCATTGAAATGGAAGACCTCGAGCATCTCCGCCAGAAGGCTCGACATATTGGGGTTGTCATCTACGATAAGTATATTCTTTGCCATAATTTTCGTGCTCTCCATAGAAAAATCGGCAAAAAATCAGTATTCTTTAGAGAATTGTCGGAAATAAAGGACAGCCCTGTCCGAGATATGATTTTTGAGTTTTTCCACTCCTTCCCCCGT
This genomic interval from Candidatus Zixiibacteriota bacterium contains the following:
- a CDS encoding response regulator, producing the protein MAKNILIVDDNPNMSSLLAEMLEVFHFNAIRANDGHDALKKIEQDDIAMVITDMRMPRMSGLELLQTIKERKPGLPVVMISGYSVDEVGSDIVKSKADGFLNKPFMMSDIERLLTDLL